In Risungbinella massiliensis, a single window of DNA contains:
- a CDS encoding nucleoside recognition domain-containing protein produces MMHYIWLGMIVSGVVAAILQGRVEVITSAALTGAKDAVAVCIGLISILVFWLGMMKIAQDAGLLDKLAKVLGPVAKFLFPGVPEKHPAMGYILSNMSANLFGLGNAATPMGLKAMEELQKLNDNKGTATPAMCTLLALNTSGLTLIPTTIIGIRMKYESTNPTDIIGPTLLATMVATGFAILLDRYYRYRHLKSKKT; encoded by the coding sequence ATGATGCACTACATTTGGCTTGGCATGATTGTGAGTGGAGTAGTTGCAGCTATTTTGCAAGGAAGAGTCGAAGTGATTACCAGTGCTGCTCTTACAGGAGCCAAGGACGCAGTAGCTGTCTGTATCGGTCTGATTAGTATCCTAGTCTTTTGGCTTGGTATGATGAAAATTGCACAAGATGCGGGTCTCCTTGATAAATTAGCTAAAGTATTGGGCCCCGTAGCAAAATTTCTTTTTCCAGGAGTTCCAGAGAAACACCCAGCAATGGGCTATATTTTGTCCAATATGAGTGCCAATTTATTTGGACTTGGCAATGCAGCTACACCAATGGGACTAAAGGCAATGGAAGAACTACAAAAGCTAAACGATAATAAAGGTACTGCAACTCCGGCTATGTGTACCTTACTGGCGCTGAATACATCAGGATTGACTTTGATCCCTACCACCATTATTGGGATTCGTATGAAGTATGAATCAACTAATCCTACAGATATAATCGGACCAACCCTACTTGCAACCATGGTAGCTACTGGCTTTGCCATTTTACTAGATCGGTATTATCGTTATCGGCATCTGAAAAGTAAGAAAACATAG
- the lysA gene encoding diaminopimelate decarboxylase gives MYLHGNSRRNEQGHLEIGGCDTVELAAQYGTPLYVMDEQLIRQHMRELVVAFQETGLKHRIAYASKAFLSLAMARIVEEEGLMLDVVSDGELHTALQAGFPSENIYFHGNNKSPFELEFALEKEIGCFIVDNFTELEMLSSLTEQRGQSTKVLLRVSPGVEAHTHAYIQTGQEDSKFGFDLVSGQVEKAVLLAQEAPYLDFLGFHIHIGSQIFEMKAFDLAIQKMADFIRYISEKHQISIRVLNVGGGFGIRYESDDQPLTNREYLLTLAKFIKQHFTHEIPEIWVEPGRRIVGEAGTTLYTVGAIKEIPGIRKYVSVDGGMADNPRPALYQAKYEAMLANRAFEEPSEIVSIAGKACESGDMLIWDLQLPPVKTNDLLAVSCTGAYNYSMASNYNRLRRPAVVLVQNGQADVIVERESFDDLIQQDRIPNRLMKKEEVSL, from the coding sequence ATGTATCTCCACGGGAATAGCAGAAGAAATGAACAAGGTCATTTGGAAATCGGTGGTTGTGACACAGTAGAATTGGCAGCTCAGTATGGTACTCCTCTTTATGTGATGGACGAACAGCTCATTCGTCAGCATATGAGAGAATTAGTAGTAGCATTTCAGGAAACAGGACTTAAACACCGGATTGCATATGCTAGCAAAGCTTTCTTGAGTTTGGCGATGGCACGAATTGTTGAGGAAGAGGGTCTGATGCTGGATGTCGTATCAGATGGAGAGCTTCATACAGCTTTACAGGCAGGATTTCCAAGTGAGAATATCTATTTTCACGGCAATAATAAATCTCCTTTCGAGCTAGAGTTCGCACTAGAAAAAGAGATTGGTTGCTTCATTGTCGATAACTTTACAGAATTAGAGATGCTGTCTTCTCTAACGGAACAAAGAGGACAGTCTACCAAGGTACTTCTTCGTGTATCTCCTGGAGTTGAGGCGCATACACACGCGTATATTCAAACAGGACAGGAAGATTCCAAATTTGGGTTTGACCTAGTGAGTGGTCAAGTAGAAAAAGCGGTACTATTGGCACAAGAGGCCCCTTATCTAGATTTTCTAGGCTTTCATATTCATATCGGATCTCAGATCTTTGAGATGAAAGCATTTGACCTAGCGATACAAAAAATGGCGGACTTCATCCGATATATCAGTGAGAAACACCAAATCTCCATTCGTGTGCTAAATGTGGGAGGAGGTTTTGGGATTCGTTATGAGTCTGATGACCAACCATTGACCAATCGAGAATACCTCCTTACATTGGCTAAGTTTATTAAACAACATTTTACGCACGAGATTCCAGAGATTTGGGTTGAACCAGGTCGTCGCATTGTAGGAGAGGCAGGGACCACACTGTATACTGTTGGTGCGATCAAAGAGATTCCAGGAATTCGTAAATATGTTTCGGTAGATGGGGGGATGGCAGATAACCCTCGCCCTGCACTTTATCAGGCCAAATATGAAGCGATGTTGGCGAATCGTGCCTTTGAAGAACCATCAGAAATCGTTTCGATCGCAGGGAAAGCATGTGAGAGCGGAGACATGCTAATTTGGGATCTCCAGTTGCCGCCTGTTAAGACGAATGACTTATTGGCTGTATCCTGTACAGGTGCCTATAATTACTCGATGGCAAGCAATTATAATCGATTACGTCGTCCCGCTGTGGTACTTGTGCAAAATGGGCAAGCGGATGTGATCGTGGAACGTGAAAGTTTTGATGATTTGATTCAACAGGATCGTATTCCTAATCGTTTGATGAAAAAGGAAGAGGTTTCTCTATAG
- a CDS encoding segregation and condensation protein A, whose translation MELQIKLDKFEGPLDLLLHLIDQAEVDIYQISISEITDQYMKVISEAQELRLEIASEFLVMAATLLAMKSRMLLPRTQTKEEESEEWQEEWADPREELIDRLLEYKRYKRLGEVLRAKEEERSQIFTRMPADLTSFAPPTNPLKGITPDDLFQVFIQALQDQPEEEPDEPFTNMQREEISVSARMEEIYQDLVEKGELTFEYLLSTFRLTKERIIVTFLALLELMKLKKIRCIQRDLFQDIIIEPFIEEGTLGES comes from the coding sequence TTGGAATTACAGATAAAATTGGACAAATTTGAGGGACCGTTGGATCTCCTTTTACATCTAATTGATCAAGCAGAGGTAGATATTTATCAGATTTCTATCTCTGAAATTACAGATCAATATATGAAAGTGATCTCAGAAGCACAAGAGCTGCGATTGGAGATCGCAAGTGAGTTTTTAGTGATGGCAGCTACTCTTTTGGCAATGAAAAGCCGCATGTTGTTACCTCGAACCCAGACGAAGGAGGAGGAAAGCGAAGAGTGGCAGGAAGAATGGGCAGATCCAAGGGAAGAGTTGATTGATCGATTATTGGAATATAAGCGGTACAAACGATTAGGAGAAGTGTTGCGAGCGAAAGAAGAGGAACGAAGCCAAATTTTTACGAGGATGCCAGCAGATCTGACTTCTTTTGCCCCTCCTACTAATCCGTTAAAAGGAATTACTCCCGACGATCTATTTCAGGTATTTATTCAAGCACTCCAAGATCAGCCAGAAGAAGAACCAGATGAGCCGTTTACCAATATGCAGAGAGAAGAGATTTCTGTGAGTGCGAGAATGGAGGAGATTTATCAGGATCTGGTGGAAAAAGGAGAGTTAACGTTTGAATACCTTCTATCTACTTTTCGACTTACAAAGGAACGTATTATTGTCACATTTCTAGCACTCCTAGAATTGATGAAGCTGAAAAAAATTCGATGTATCCAACGGGATTTATTTCAAGATATCATAATCGAGCCATTCATAGAGGAGGGAACGCTCGGTGAATCATGA
- a CDS encoding spore maturation protein, giving the protein MYQWISTISGWMIPAIIVLIPLYAIFRKIPVYDSFVEGAKEGFPTAIQLIPHLVGMMVAVAIFRDSGALKLFLQLLEPLATWLHIPSEVLPIGMLRPISGTGSLAFVESIFRTYGPDSFLGKVASTIQASTDTTLYVLTVYFGAVGIRNSLYALKVGLWADLIGFVASLIICSLIF; this is encoded by the coding sequence ATGTATCAATGGATTTCCACTATATCAGGCTGGATGATCCCCGCCATTATTGTACTCATCCCGCTGTATGCTATTTTTCGTAAAATTCCCGTATATGATAGTTTTGTAGAGGGAGCCAAGGAAGGCTTTCCCACAGCAATCCAATTGATCCCTCATCTAGTGGGAATGATGGTAGCTGTTGCTATCTTCCGAGACTCAGGTGCCTTGAAGTTATTTTTACAACTTTTAGAACCTCTAGCTACATGGCTCCACATTCCTAGTGAAGTCCTTCCGATTGGAATGTTACGTCCCATCTCTGGTACTGGATCGTTAGCTTTTGTGGAAAGTATTTTTCGAACATACGGACCAGATTCTTTTTTAGGGAAGGTAGCATCTACGATCCAGGCTAGTACCGATACCACATTATATGTACTAACTGTATATTTTGGAGCTGTAGGAATTCGCAACTCACTATATGCTCTGAAGGTAGGGCTTTGGGCAGATCTAATTGGTTTTGTTGCCTCCCTTATTATTTGCTCGCTTATATTCTAG
- the scpB gene encoding SMC-Scp complex subunit ScpB, with amino-acid sequence MNHEKEDPKQIKAVLEGLLFAAGEEGLSLRELAEIVELPKQDVKMLLQEMQMEWKLDLRGIQLVQVAKVYQLTTLPEHARYFSKLAEAPTRSELSRAAVETLAIVAYRQPITRIEIEEIRGVKSDRTLGQLQRKGLIREIGRAEGPGRPILFGTTKEFLEYFGLNRLEELPAADSIFHWQEWEEDRQDLSKRLGMDVVLPVEEPTDETEQVVISEEQDLVSKS; translated from the coding sequence GTGAATCATGAGAAGGAAGACCCAAAACAAATCAAAGCTGTTTTAGAAGGGCTTTTATTTGCAGCCGGAGAAGAAGGGCTTAGCTTACGGGAATTGGCTGAGATTGTGGAACTCCCAAAACAAGATGTAAAAATGCTTCTTCAAGAGATGCAGATGGAATGGAAACTAGACTTGCGTGGCATTCAATTGGTACAAGTAGCCAAAGTTTATCAACTAACCACATTACCAGAACATGCACGTTATTTTTCTAAACTAGCAGAAGCTCCTACTCGATCAGAGCTATCCCGTGCAGCAGTGGAGACCTTAGCGATTGTGGCATATCGTCAACCGATTACACGAATCGAAATAGAAGAGATACGCGGTGTTAAAAGTGATAGGACATTAGGACAATTACAACGAAAAGGCTTGATCCGTGAAATAGGACGAGCAGAGGGACCGGGTCGTCCTATCCTATTTGGGACAACCAAGGAATTTTTGGAGTATTTTGGGCTAAATCGTTTAGAAGAGCTTCCAGCAGCAGACTCGATTTTCCATTGGCAAGAATGGGAAGAAGACCGCCAGGACTTGTCAAAACGATTGGGAATGGATGTAGTGTTACCTGTTGAAGAACCGACCGACGAAACAGAACAGGTGGTTATATCTGAAGAACAAGATTTGGTTTCGAAGTCCTAA
- the spoVAE gene encoding stage V sporulation protein AE: MELSQFIAAFVVGGLICVIGQLMMDLTSLTPAHILSILVVAGAILDGIGLYEPLIDFAGAGASIPITSFGNALVHGALEEVKQVGLIGVLSGIFQITSAGISAAIIFGFLTSLIFRPKG; encoded by the coding sequence ATGGAACTATCACAGTTCATTGCAGCGTTTGTGGTTGGTGGTTTGATCTGTGTGATTGGTCAATTAATGATGGATCTGACGTCATTAACTCCAGCACATATTCTAAGTATTTTGGTTGTAGCAGGTGCTATATTAGACGGAATTGGTTTATATGAACCACTTATTGATTTTGCTGGAGCGGGCGCCTCTATACCTATCACAAGCTTTGGGAATGCTCTTGTACACGGAGCTTTAGAAGAGGTAAAACAGGTCGGATTAATTGGTGTGTTATCTGGTATTTTTCAGATTACGAGTGCGGGAATTTCGGCAGCGATTATATTTGGATTTTTGACTTCTTTGATTTTCCGCCCAAAAGGTTAA
- a CDS encoding DUF2953 domain-containing protein produces MTWIWILLGVLLLFFVIMVILLLSPLRIEIDYQRKAKDDNGNVRLSIWKGLIGYRFKIPSIDYQGLDNGVKVTSQSKSTKTAPEVFEKKSDVTITKTTLEKLQDCYHYMLDNISYFHQLLRSFFRHVECQKFLWATLIGTGDAAEAGVLTGLGWAVKTTITGFFAGYIQWKEAPELEVFPDYHRSILETRFHSIFQFRIGHAIILILRIYLRIRKGRSRQPCQTQNIPFKA; encoded by the coding sequence ATGACATGGATTTGGATCTTATTAGGAGTATTGCTTCTTTTTTTTGTGATCATGGTGATCCTCTTGTTGTCTCCGCTTCGTATAGAGATAGATTACCAACGTAAAGCAAAAGATGATAATGGAAATGTACGATTGTCTATCTGGAAGGGATTGATTGGTTATCGTTTTAAAATTCCTAGTATAGATTATCAAGGACTAGACAACGGAGTAAAGGTAACTTCTCAATCTAAATCGACAAAAACAGCTCCAGAAGTGTTTGAAAAGAAGTCTGATGTAACAATTACCAAAACAACTTTAGAAAAGTTGCAAGACTGCTATCACTATATGTTAGATAACATTTCCTATTTTCATCAATTATTGCGTTCCTTTTTTCGCCATGTGGAATGTCAAAAGTTTCTCTGGGCAACACTAATTGGTACAGGAGATGCAGCAGAAGCAGGTGTTTTGACTGGACTCGGATGGGCTGTCAAGACGACCATTACTGGTTTTTTTGCAGGGTATATCCAGTGGAAAGAAGCTCCCGAATTAGAAGTGTTTCCTGACTATCATCGGTCTATTTTGGAAACGCGCTTTCATAGCATATTTCAGTTTCGTATTGGACACGCTATCATACTGATCCTACGAATTTATCTTAGGATTCGAAAAGGGAGGTCGAGACAACCATGTCAAACTCAGAACATCCCATTCAAGGCATGA
- the ytfJ gene encoding GerW family sporulation protein: protein MSNSEHPIQGMMQTAMENLRYMVDVNTIVGEPVETPDGSHVIIPVSKVGFGYAAGGSEFGAGHPEPVNEPHKEKHFPFGGGAGGGVSITPVAFIVVGDQGIRLMNTEGQNHLFDRLIDIGTDMVNRMGKKKDSKSVAQPPVVQPPVVQPPVVQPTIVQTPPPDTTNQSL, encoded by the coding sequence ATGTCAAACTCAGAACATCCCATTCAAGGCATGATGCAAACAGCAATGGAAAACCTTCGGTATATGGTGGATGTGAATACTATTGTTGGAGAACCAGTCGAAACTCCAGATGGTAGCCATGTCATCATTCCGGTCTCCAAGGTTGGTTTCGGTTATGCCGCTGGTGGTAGTGAGTTCGGTGCAGGTCATCCCGAACCTGTAAATGAACCTCATAAAGAAAAGCATTTCCCATTTGGTGGAGGTGCTGGTGGTGGGGTCTCTATTACACCAGTTGCATTTATCGTGGTAGGAGATCAAGGCATTCGCTTAATGAATACCGAAGGTCAAAATCATCTGTTTGATCGTCTGATTGATATCGGTACGGATATGGTAAACAGGATGGGGAAGAAAAAGGATAGCAAGTCTGTAGCACAACCTCCTGTAGTACAACCACCTGTAGTACAACCACCTGTAGTACAACCGACCATTGTACAAACACCTCCACCCGATACAACTAATCAGTCCTTGTAA
- a CDS encoding D-alanyl-D-alanine carboxypeptidase family protein, with product MILFVNSLPVQATPIEDSAMSSVLMDVQTGRVLYGKNEEKEMKIASLTKIMTAIVAIEKGDLRQIVKISPNAVGVEGSSIYLKQGDQVSLETLLYGLMLRSGNDAATAIAEFIGGSVEGFVLLMNEKAQILGLEHTNFENPSGLDSPKHYSSAKDLATLTRYALQNQIFRQIVSTEVKDVSFPGEEWKRRFYNKNKMLKLYPYADGVKTGFTKQARRTLVSSATKDGRQLVAVTLNDGDDWQDHINMFEYGFNQFEQETLLLKGQVVQKTEQKNRQGQSLYLSTSQEFHFPLTKEEKEMELMVEPVITMPLERIKGEKETVGVARIKLKDKVLGTVPLVGEYRKEKSIVSEWKKVLDYLVGQGKSS from the coding sequence ATGATTTTGTTTGTAAATTCACTTCCTGTACAAGCAACTCCTATAGAAGATTCAGCTATGTCTTCAGTTCTTATGGATGTTCAAACAGGACGAGTCTTATATGGTAAAAACGAAGAAAAAGAGATGAAAATTGCAAGTTTGACCAAGATTATGACCGCAATTGTCGCTATTGAAAAAGGAGACTTGAGACAAATTGTAAAAATAAGCCCCAATGCTGTTGGAGTAGAAGGATCCTCGATCTATTTGAAACAGGGAGATCAGGTTTCTTTAGAGACACTTCTATATGGACTAATGTTACGGTCGGGTAATGATGCTGCAACTGCAATTGCAGAATTTATAGGAGGGTCTGTAGAAGGATTTGTTCTTCTAATGAACGAAAAGGCGCAAATATTAGGACTTGAACACACCAACTTTGAAAATCCAAGTGGACTTGATTCACCTAAACATTATTCTAGCGCTAAAGATTTAGCTACACTTACTCGTTATGCATTGCAAAATCAGATATTTCGTCAAATTGTGAGTACGGAAGTAAAAGATGTATCTTTCCCTGGAGAAGAGTGGAAAAGACGTTTTTATAATAAAAACAAGATGCTCAAACTGTATCCATATGCTGATGGAGTTAAGACTGGATTTACGAAGCAAGCACGTCGTACACTGGTTTCTTCCGCTACTAAAGATGGCAGACAATTGGTTGCAGTCACTTTAAATGATGGGGATGATTGGCAGGATCATATCAACATGTTTGAGTATGGATTCAACCAATTTGAACAAGAAACTCTCTTATTAAAGGGACAAGTAGTTCAGAAGACGGAACAGAAAAATCGGCAAGGTCAATCGCTGTATTTATCAACATCACAAGAGTTTCATTTCCCTCTAACGAAAGAAGAAAAGGAAATGGAGTTAATGGTAGAGCCTGTTATCACTATGCCTCTAGAGCGAATAAAAGGGGAGAAGGAAACGGTGGGAGTAGCTCGCATTAAGCTAAAAGATAAAGTGTTGGGAACGGTTCCATTAGTTGGGGAGTATCGCAAAGAAAAATCTATTGTATCGGAATGGAAAAAAGTGCTTGACTATTTAGTAGGACAGGGTAAGTCATCATGA
- a CDS encoding COX15/CtaA family protein, with the protein MKKHAWLRGWAILTAIGAYIMVIIGAIVSKTESGRGCGGSWPFCHGQLIPDSLPIETVIEYSHRIISAGVGILILILVVSCFWLYRHDYRVKLFAFMSVFFVAFQGGLGALTVVFEGTLAKNAFLALHFGFSLISFTSVVLLTIRLYQLKKGSSSASITRGSGLRKGLWWLATYTYLVVYTGAYVRHTESGMGCGYNFPGCGGIWTPSFTDIGGIHMMHRYAGISLWFVTVLLLIAVYRSYRSDRQIMKGAWWAMILITLQAISGIITVYTGGVLVAALIHTTIISFYFTAICYLIMVVGSAKSRKQPVNKVDSSHSEA; encoded by the coding sequence ATGAAAAAACATGCATGGCTACGCGGTTGGGCAATTTTGACTGCAATTGGTGCCTATATTATGGTGATCATTGGAGCAATCGTTTCCAAAACCGAATCGGGTAGAGGATGTGGAGGATCTTGGCCATTTTGTCATGGGCAGTTGATTCCAGACTCGTTACCAATTGAAACGGTAATTGAATACAGCCATCGGATCATCTCCGCAGGTGTTGGGATTCTGATCTTGATCCTAGTAGTTAGTTGCTTTTGGCTATATCGCCATGACTATCGAGTCAAGCTATTTGCCTTTATGAGTGTCTTTTTTGTAGCGTTTCAAGGTGGATTAGGCGCGCTTACTGTTGTCTTTGAAGGCACTTTAGCAAAGAATGCGTTTTTAGCGCTTCATTTTGGTTTTTCGCTCATTTCCTTTACTAGTGTCGTTTTGTTGACGATTCGACTTTACCAATTAAAAAAAGGATCATCTTCTGCTTCTATTACTCGAGGATCTGGATTGCGTAAGGGACTCTGGTGGTTGGCTACTTATACTTATTTGGTAGTCTACACAGGAGCCTATGTTCGCCACACAGAATCAGGAATGGGTTGTGGATATAACTTCCCAGGGTGTGGTGGGATTTGGACACCTAGCTTTACCGATATAGGTGGTATTCATATGATGCACCGATATGCGGGAATTAGCTTATGGTTTGTGACCGTACTTCTCTTGATAGCAGTTTATCGATCTTATCGTTCAGATCGCCAAATAATGAAAGGTGCTTGGTGGGCAATGATTTTGATCACCCTTCAAGCAATCAGTGGAATTATCACGGTCTATACTGGAGGTGTATTGGTAGCTGCTCTGATCCATACGACGATTATTTCGTTCTACTTTACGGCAATCTGTTATTTGATTATGGTAGTTGGATCAGCAAAATCAAGAAAACAACCAGTTAACAAAGTAGACTCTAGCCATTCCGAAGCATAA
- a CDS encoding stage V sporulation protein AE produces the protein MKKRQVILITDGDQVAQQAIEIAAKKVGGRCISRSAGNPTLLSGEEIVQLVLSADHDPVLVMFDDCGANYEGKGEQALRYVASHSFIDVIGAIAVASNSRSKHGTPVHMALDWNGNIISDGVGKEGCPKHTDHLRIFGDTVEILNEVQVPIIVGIGDIGKMQEHDMAEMGAPVTTKAVKLILQMNRQHRNAAKQERRDK, from the coding sequence ATGAAGAAACGACAAGTAATCTTAATTACAGATGGAGATCAAGTTGCTCAGCAAGCAATAGAAATAGCAGCAAAGAAAGTAGGGGGGAGATGTATTTCCCGTTCCGCTGGCAATCCTACTTTGTTATCAGGTGAAGAAATCGTTCAATTGGTTTTATCTGCTGACCATGATCCTGTATTGGTAATGTTTGATGATTGTGGAGCCAATTATGAAGGAAAAGGCGAGCAGGCTTTACGATATGTTGCTTCGCATTCCTTTATAGATGTGATTGGGGCAATTGCTGTTGCTTCCAATTCACGAAGCAAGCATGGTACTCCTGTGCACATGGCGCTAGATTGGAATGGAAATATTATTAGCGATGGGGTAGGCAAAGAGGGCTGTCCCAAACATACCGATCATCTCCGAATTTTTGGTGATACAGTAGAAATCTTAAATGAAGTTCAAGTACCGATCATTGTGGGAATTGGAGATATAGGGAAAATGCAGGAACATGATATGGCAGAAATGGGTGCTCCCGTTACGACCAAAGCAGTAAAATTGATTTTGCAAATGAACCGCCAACATCGAAATGCAGCAAAGCAAGAGAGACGCGATAAGTAG
- a CDS encoding undecaprenyldiphospho-muramoylpentapeptide beta-N-acetylglucosaminyltransferase translates to MTKKILFTGGGTAGHVTVNLALIPEFQQKGWETCYIGSADGIEKQLISQLENVPYESISTGKLRRYFDWKNFSDPFRVLKGVFQAHRIIRREKPNIIFSKGGFVSVPVVLAGKMNRVPVIIHESDITPGLANKLAIPFANKVCVTFPETEKLIKGGKGDYVGAIIRKELKKGDAEKGRAFCGFTGNLPVLLIMGGSLGSQKINQLIRENLSTLLTQYQIIHLCGKGNLDPASERPGYFQLEYVSEELPDLLALADLIVSRAGSNSIFEFLSLRKPMLLIPLSAAASRGDQILNSRSFEKQGFCELLEEEQLTPDRFLNKLQHLYHNRKKYIENMQSYNSDQALAYVINLLETNSKAN, encoded by the coding sequence TTGACCAAAAAAATCTTATTTACCGGTGGTGGAACTGCAGGACATGTAACGGTAAACCTTGCTTTAATCCCAGAATTTCAACAAAAGGGCTGGGAAACCTGTTACATCGGATCAGCTGATGGTATTGAAAAACAACTGATTTCGCAATTAGAAAATGTTCCTTACGAGAGTATTTCAACTGGGAAATTACGACGTTATTTCGATTGGAAAAACTTTAGCGATCCCTTCCGTGTCTTAAAAGGCGTTTTTCAAGCGCATCGTATTATCCGACGGGAAAAACCCAATATCATTTTTTCTAAAGGTGGGTTTGTTTCTGTTCCAGTTGTCTTAGCCGGAAAAATGAATCGTGTTCCGGTCATTATCCATGAATCGGATATTACTCCTGGTTTGGCAAATAAATTGGCAATTCCATTTGCAAATAAGGTTTGTGTCACCTTTCCAGAAACCGAAAAACTGATCAAAGGTGGCAAAGGGGATTATGTTGGTGCCATCATTCGCAAAGAACTGAAAAAGGGTGATGCAGAGAAAGGTCGAGCATTTTGTGGGTTTACTGGCAATCTTCCGGTTCTTCTCATTATGGGTGGGAGTCTTGGCTCACAAAAAATTAATCAATTAATTCGAGAAAATCTCTCTACTCTTCTTACGCAATATCAAATCATTCATCTTTGTGGAAAAGGAAATCTAGATCCCGCATCAGAACGTCCAGGATATTTTCAGTTGGAATATGTATCTGAAGAACTACCTGATCTACTTGCTCTGGCAGACTTAATCGTGTCTCGTGCAGGTTCTAACTCTATTTTTGAATTCCTTTCTTTACGTAAACCGATGTTGCTCATCCCTCTGTCAGCTGCAGCTAGCCGTGGGGATCAAATCCTTAACTCTCGCTCGTTTGAGAAGCAAGGTTTTTGTGAATTATTAGAAGAAGAACAGCTTACGCCAGATCGATTTTTAAATAAACTCCAACACCTTTACCATAATCGAAAAAAATACATAGAGAATATGCAAAGTTATAACAGTGATCAAGCATTGGCTTATGTGATTAACCTACTTGAGACAAACTCCAAAGCAAATTAA
- a CDS encoding NAD(P)/FAD-dependent oxidoreductase: MEQQEIFDMTVIGGGPAGLYSSFYSGLREMKTKLIEYQPQLGGKIHVYPEKMIWDVGGQTPIPGAKLMEQLVEQGLTFNPTVVLNEKVESITRNEDGIFVLQATSGQKHYSRTVIVAVGSGILKPQKLEIEGAEKFEVSNLHYTVKSLKRFKNKTVLISGGGNSAIDWANELEPIAKKVYLTYRKDALTGHEAQVTQLINSSVVCFFHTSIRKLIASANHEVVERVELINGETGEVTYLPVDEIIINHGYERDATLLENSDLHIEMTENYYIAGNANSESSIGGLYAAGDILKHDGKLHLIAGAFQDAANAVNKAKQFIEPDANKVGMISSHNDIFKQRNRELVKQMMR; encoded by the coding sequence ATGGAACAGCAAGAAATATTTGATATGACAGTGATTGGAGGAGGACCAGCAGGTCTGTACTCTTCTTTTTATAGTGGACTTAGGGAAATGAAAACAAAGTTAATTGAGTATCAACCACAATTAGGCGGGAAAATACATGTATACCCAGAAAAAATGATTTGGGACGTTGGAGGGCAAACGCCAATTCCAGGGGCAAAGTTAATGGAACAGCTAGTAGAGCAGGGATTAACATTTAATCCAACTGTCGTCTTAAACGAAAAAGTGGAATCCATTACACGTAATGAAGATGGTATCTTTGTATTACAAGCAACTTCCGGTCAAAAACATTATTCAAGGACTGTCATCGTTGCTGTTGGCAGTGGAATACTGAAGCCTCAAAAATTAGAGATCGAAGGGGCAGAAAAATTCGAAGTGTCTAATTTACATTACACAGTGAAGTCTTTAAAGCGCTTCAAAAATAAAACAGTGCTTATTTCAGGTGGGGGGAATTCTGCCATAGATTGGGCAAATGAATTAGAGCCAATTGCTAAAAAGGTGTACCTAACATATAGAAAAGATGCTTTAACAGGTCATGAAGCACAAGTAACGCAACTTATAAATAGTTCTGTGGTTTGTTTTTTTCATACATCGATTCGAAAGTTAATAGCTAGTGCAAATCATGAAGTCGTAGAACGAGTTGAATTGATTAATGGAGAAACAGGAGAAGTTACGTATTTGCCAGTAGATGAAATAATTATTAATCATGGTTATGAACGCGATGCAACATTACTGGAAAACAGTGATTTACATATTGAAATGACGGAAAATTATTATATTGCAGGTAATGCTAATAGTGAATCATCAATAGGAGGGCTTTATGCTGCTGGGGACATTTTAAAGCACGATGGTAAATTGCATTTAATAGCTGGTGCTTTTCAAGATGCTGCGAATGCAGTAAACAAAGCCAAACAGTTTATCGAGCCAGACGCAAATAAAGTCGGAATGATCTCTTCGCATAATGATATTTTCAAACAGCGAAATCGAGAATTAGTGAAACAGATGATGAGATAA